One region of Nothobranchius furzeri strain GRZ-AD chromosome 16, NfurGRZ-RIMD1, whole genome shotgun sequence genomic DNA includes:
- the ep300a gene encoding histone acetyltransferase p300 isoform X4, which yields MAENVLDSGPPSAKRPKLSSPALSASASDDFGSLFDLEHDLPDELISSNEPGLVNGGDLNQLHTSLGGGPAGLGAGGGSGAVGGMGLGLGPGGGPTSIGGGQDAVAKHKQLSELLRTGPTTSGQQGHQGAMGSPGGPTAMGQHLVNMKAPSGQGPQQMMGQQHLSPQQQANMMQQQQSGMMANRGMIGVPQKGNNGQQQPGMIGNQVMNGSPRMGFGNQGMAGGSNLLADTLQQQGAGGQVGARAQQHGAMNKLGMMGNQGGPFGGSYGGQGNPSLGAAGLGPQHQNKGPMVNSLTQFNVDKKNQPMQGMGAMGTQQSQTGVGGPTGAPVGGAQGMVSSAQAGLVGYGAQASAASAAAGAPPTADPEKRKLIQQQLVLLLHAHKCQRREQANGEVRQCNLPHCRTMKNVLNHMTHCQAGKSCQVAHCASSRQIISHWKNCTRHDCPVCLPLKNAGDKRNPQSLLGGGGAGLGSSLSAVPGSQPSAPNIHPPSQIDPSSIERAYAALGLTYQGNQIQTQTAQPNMSNQGQAGMRPLNPMVVNPMGVNGGVSAPSQSQQSSLLQDTMMHLNVNNQSLMNDAGGVGSMPTAAPPSATGIKKSWHEDITQDLRNHLVHKLVQAIFPTPDPAALKDRRMENLVAYARKVEGDMYESANSRAEYYHLLAEKIYKIQKELEEKRRNRMQKQGLGLGPAGMGQPPAGLPANGPLPDPSMVRPPGPNPMVPRMPGPGMNQFNQMGMQSMAQRSTPPLPMGAPGNQMGMVGPRVGQPNVNPLQNQYLPHGQFPGSGPGVGAAQPGMAPPGAQGGMARTQMGTPPPLPVASPLAQPGSAGGVSAGGHMGPNSSVGTPGPSVTPNQNQQPNSIPHLGAMRGSSPSPAHSRSPTPHQTPPRLAGSQTPQPHTPNAPQLSAPLSLQQNQLSQGPGSNKPLQQQHMGPAGSTTPSHPGLASSSTPHGGQMPRTPLSQKGSFPADSQAPTPASVSSLDTSSQQPQSDTSAANLDSKMEVKHQDEEEESDPGSCSKGGKLSNHKTEEKPVKPEVKKEEGYGEGGKGVPMETSAATLTSEIKTEDRKPEVKKEGKEEQEPSEAAAPQAPVKKKIFKPEELRQALMPTLESLYKQDPESLPFRMPVDPQLLCIPDYFDIVKNPMDLSTIKRKLDTGQYQDPWQYVDDIWLMFNNAWLYNRKTSRVYKFCSKLAEVFEQEIDPVMQSLGYCCGRKLEFSPQTLCCYGKQLCTIPRDAVYFSYQNRYHYCEKCFNEIQGENISLGDDPTQPQTSINKDQFEKKKNDTLDPELFVECKDCGRRMHQICILHNETIWPSGFACDSCLKKTNKTRKENKYSAKRLPQTRLGSFLETRVNDFLKRQALPDSGEVFIRVVHVSDKVVEVKPGMKSRFVDSGEMSESFPYRTKALFAFEDIDGVDVCFFGMHVQEYGSDCPQPNQRRVYISYLDSVHFFRPRSLRTAVYHEILIGYLEYAKKLGYTTGHIWACPPSEGDDYIFHCHPADQKIPKPKRLQEWYKKMLDKAVAERIVHDYKDIFKQATEDRLTSAKELPYFEGDFWPNVLEESIKELEQEEEERKREENSTSNESIDDTKSDSKNAKKKNNKKTSKNKGSLSRSNKKKPGMPNVSNDLSQKLYATMEKHKEVFFVIRLIAGPMANALPPIIDPDPLMACDLMDGRDAFLTLARDKHLEFSSLRRAKWSSMCMLVELHNQSQDRFVYTCNECKHHVETRFHCTVCEDYDLCITCYNTKGHEHKMDKLGLGLDDESSNQAAATTQSPGDSRRLSIQRCIQSLVHACQCRNANCSLPSCQKMKRVVQHTKGCKRKTNGGCPICKQLIALCCYHAKHCQENKCPVPFCLNIKHKLRQQQLQHRLQQAQMLRRRMASMQRVGQPNPGMPPGGKGLPSPGGNNGATGPATPTSAGTQPPTPQTPTQGNMPALPQQQGVGMGGMGTPGQPQQVQQQGVGAIPPQHHLHQFHSGGAMMTSPQQQMVTQHQQQTPNIQQFQQQHPGGLPPYNPRPPGASPPYQSLGKPGMGSATPPQQQQQPPNQGQGSMSLQGQQQGPPLAAVETALQIQRLAETQAQRRVPGGGMIPPHPHLQNNQPQMGLSPMGAQGMAPQSQGVGRTVLDPQQQGMLAGMQQGGPQSQLPPQVQQQISGGQLQPTSQQWGPGGPNMNPQQRTGLMGPMAPQQSAVAQQQQPVNPQQPQAGNRGLMQVINVSGGSTGAPGSIAGAAGSGNLPHGALQDLLRKLRSPSSALQQQQVLHILRSNPTLMAAFIRQRAARYQGGQGGPGGPGGPPPGGVRFPGAAGGLPGMGGPGANQLANLDSQQQVSVNQPGQPGMSLAQGGVGGANMPTMAQLQQLQQRPMLPGNLQQLQMALQQQQQQQQQQQGGMQLGQQGNVTNMSPQLREIFMRRHLSQQHGQFQQQQGFMQPGQAQPVMSPSSQPQPVGGAVGVPSQQQQGGPQVGPGQLSQQQVYSNSMQQVAAALQQRFQHSVGGHQGQDVGAGGPQVQPGQGGPVSGQQQGGVGGGPPLPQPSQSMGHQNIHQRILQHQHLGGGSPAQHSSPMSPQQQMAQSPHLQGQGGLGPAGSLSNQVRSPQPSPRPQSQPPHSSPSPRMQPSSQPQPSPHRISPQTQTGSPHPGHLGQHHPAMAPPQPPQAQQAASSVDTSQFSSDPNSIMSQLSGMHGGQGGPGDILGGE from the exons CTGGGTATGATGGGGAACCAGGGGGGCCCTTTTGGAGGTTCATATGGTGGTCAAGGAAATCCTAGTCTAGGAGCAGCAGGGCTGGGCCCTCAACACCAGAACAAAGGTCCGATGGTCAATAGCCTGACTCAGTTCAACGTGGACAAGAAGAACCAGCCCATGCAAGGAATGGGTGCCATG GGTACCCAGCAGTCACAGACAGGCGTTGGTGGTCCTACTGGTGCACCTGTAGGAGGAGCACAAGGGATGGTGTCCAGCGCCCAGGCAGGCTTGGTAGGCTACGGTGCTCAAGCCTCTGCAGCatctgctgcagctggagcccCGCCCACAGCCGACCCGGAGAAGCGGAAGCTAATCCAGCAGCAACTGGTGCTCCTGCTTCATGCACACAAGTGCCAGCGGCGGGAGCAGGCCAACGGAGAAGTCCGGCAGTGCAACCTGCCCCACTGTCGCACCATGAAGAATGTTCTCAACCATATGACTCACTGCCAGGCTGGCAAATCCTGTCAAG TGGCTCACTGTGCATCCTCAAGACAGATCATCTCCCACTGGAAGAACTGCACGCGACAcgactgtcctgtctgtctcccgCTGAAGAACGCAGGGGACAAGAGGAACCCGCAGT CTCTGCTAGGAGGGGGTGGTGCAGGACTCGGGAGCTCTCTGAGCGCGGTTCCCGGTAGTCAGCCGAGTGCTCCCAACATCCACCCACCCAGCCAGATTGACCCTAGCTCTATTGAGAGAGCCTATGCTGCCTTGGGGCTCACCTACCAGGGAAACCAGATCCAGACACAGACTGCCCAGCCCAACATGTCCAACCAGGGGCAGGCTGGCATGAGGCCTCTAAATCCAATGG TTGTGAATCCTATGGGAGTCAACGGAGGTGTGAGTGCCCCCTCTCAGAGCCAACAAAGCAGTTTACTACAGGACACCATGATGCATCTCAATGTGAACAACCAAAG TCTGATGAATGATGCTGGAGGCGTCGGCTCCATGCCCACAGCAGCTCCTCCCTCTGCCACAGGCATAAAGAAGAGCTGGCACGAGGACATCACACAGGACCTGCGAAACCACTTAGTGCACAAGCT CGTCCAGGCCATCTTTCCGACTCCAGATCCAGCCGCCCTCAAGGACCGTCGAATGGAGAACCTGGTGGCCTACGCTCGAAAGGTTGAAGGAGACATGTATGAGTCGGCCAACAGCAGA GCTGAGTATTACCACTTGCTAGCAGAGAAGATCTATAAGATTCAGAAGGAACTCGAGGAGAAAAGAAGAAACCGGATGCAGAAACAAGGTCTGGGTCTTGGTCCCGCTGGCATGGGTCAGCCCCCGGCTGGACTTCCTGCAA ACGGCCCACTCCCTGACCCGTCAATGGTGCGTCCTCCTGGACCCAATCCGATGGTTCCCAGGATGCCAGGCCCAG GTATGAACCAGTTCAATCAGATGGGGATGCAATCTATGGCTCAGAGGTCCACACCGCCTCTGCCCATGGGAGCACCTGGCAACCAG ATGGGAATGGTTGGACCCAGAGTGGGGCAGCCCAATGTCAACCCGCTGCAGAACCAGTATCTGCCACATGGACAGTTTCCTGGTTCCGGACCTGGAGTTGGAGCAGCACAGCCTGGGATGGCCCCACCTGGAGCACAAGGCGGCATGGCTCGG ACACAGATGGgaactcctcctcctctcccagtAGCTAGTCCCCTGGCACAGCCAGGCTCAGCTGGTGGGGTCTCAGCAGGGGGGCACATGGGTCCCAACTCATCTGTGGGAACCCCTGGTCCTTCAGTGACTCCAAACCAAAACCAGCAACCCAACTCCATCCCCCACCTGGGAGCCATGCGTGGAAGCTCACCCTCCCCTGCTCACAGCCggtcccccaccccccaccaaacGCCCCCCAGACTAGCCGGGTCCCAGACGCCGCAGCCACATACTCCTAATGCGCCACAGTTGTCTGCACCGTTGTCACTTCAGCAGAACCAGCTCAGCCAGGGCCCCGGCTCCAACAAGCCCCTCCAGCAGCAACACATGGGACCCGCCGGCTCCACCACTCCGTCTCACCCTGGATTGGCCTCCAGCTCAACACCACATGGTGGACAGATGCCTCGCACTCCG TTGTCCCAGAAGGGCTCGTTCCCAGCAGACAGTCAGGCCCCAACCCCAGCCTCAGTCAGCAGTCTGGACACTTCGTCTCAGCAGCCACAATCTGACACCTCAGCTGCCAACCTTGACTCCAAGATGGAAGTCAAGCACCAGGATGAGGAGGAAGAGAGTGACCCCGGCAGCTGCTCCAAGGGAGGGAAGCTCAGCAATCACAAAACAGAGGAGAAGCCAGTGAAACCAGAAGTAAAGAAGGAAGAGGGTTATGGAGAAGGAGGGAAAGGTGTTCCCATGGAGACATCGGCAGCTACACTAACATCAGAAATAAAGACAGAGGACAGGAAGCCAGAGGTGAAGAAAGAGGGGAAGGAAGAACAGGAACCATCAGAGGCAGCTGCTCCACAGGCTCCTGTTAAGAAGAAAA TCTTCAAGCCTGAGGAGCTGCGTCAGGCCCTCATGCCTACGTTAGAGTCCCTCTACAAACAGGACCCAGAGTCTCTACCATTCAGGATGCCCGTTGACCCACAGCTCCTCTGCATACCT GACTACTTTGACATTGTGAAGAACCCGATGGACCTGTCAACTATCAAACGAAAGCTAGATACAG GTCAGTACCAGGATCCGTGGCAATACGTTGATGACATCTGGCTGATGTTCAACAATGCCTGGCTCTACAATCGCAAAACATCTCGAGTCTATAAGTTCTGCTCCAAGCTGGCTGAGGTGTTCGAGCAGGAGATCGACCCCGTGATGCAGAGCCTCGGATACTGCTGTGGGAGGAAG CTGGAGTTCTCTCCTCAGACTCTGTGCTGCTATGGAAAGCAGCTTTGCACTATTCCCAGAGATGCCGTTTACTTCAGCTACCAGAACAG GTACCACTACTGTGAGAAGTGTTTCAACGAGATCCAGGGGGAGAACATTTCCCTGGGCGATGACCCCACTCAGCCACAGAC GTCAATAAACAAAGATCAGTTTGAGAAGAAGAAAAATGACACACTGGACCCTGAGCT GTTTGTAGAATGTAAGGACTGTGGGCGCAGGATGCATCAGATCTGTATTTTGCACAATGAAACCATCTGGCCATCTGG TTTTGCGTGTGACAGCTGTTTAAAGAAGACaaacaaaacaagaaaagaaaacaagTATTCTGCCAAAC GGTTGCCTCAGACGAGGCTGGGGAGTTTTCTGGAGACGAGGGTGAACGACTTCCTGAAGCGTCAGGCCCTTCCAGACTCTGGAGAGGTCTTCATTCGTGTTGTCCATGTCTCGGATAAAGTGGTGGAGGTGAAACCAGGCATGAAGTCCAG GTTTGTGGACAGCGGAGAGATGTCCGAGTCTTTCCCCTACAGGACAAAGGCACTTTTTGCATTTGAAGACATTGACGGCGTGGATGTTTGCTTTTTTGGGATGCATGTCCAGGAGTACGGATCAGACTGCCCTCAGCCCAACCAGCG GCGAGTATACATTTCCTACCTGGACAGTGTACACTTTTTCCGGCCTCGCAGTCTAAGAACAGCAGTTTACCATGAAATCCTCATTGGCTACTTGGAGTACGCCAAGAAGTTGGG CTACACCACTGGTCACATCTGGGCTTGCCCACCCAGCGAGGGTGATGACTACATCTTTCACTGCCATCCAGCAGATCAGAAAATTCCCAAACCCAAACGCCTTCAGGAGTGGTACAAGAAGATGTTAGACAAGGCTGTGGCTGAGAGGATCGTGCACGACTACAAG GATATCTTCAAACAAGCGACGGAGGATCGTTTAACAAGTGCCAAGGAATTGCCTTACTTTGAGGGTGACTTCTGGCCCAACGTGCTGGAGGAGAGCATTAAAGAgctggagcaggaggaggaggagaggaaaagGGAAGAAAACAGCACTTCTAACGAGAGCATTGAT GACACAAAGAGTGACAGCAAAAATGCtaagaagaagaacaacaaaaAGACGAGTAAGAACAAGGGCAGCTTGAGCAGATCTAATAAGAAGAAGCCGGGGATGCCCAACGTCTCTAATGACCTTTCTCAGAAACTTTATGCTACTATGGAAAAACACAAAGAG GTGTTCTTTGTGATCCGGCTAATTGCCGGCCCCATGGCGAATGCCTTGCCCCCAATTATCGACCCAGATCCCCTGATGGCGTGTGACCTCATGGATGGTCGTGATGCTTTTTTGACTCTGGCCCGGGACAAACACCTGGAGTTCAGCTCTCTGAGGCGGGCTAAGTGGAGCTCCATGTGCATGCTGGTGGAGCTGCATAACCAAAGTCAGGACCGCTTTGTTTACACCTGCAATGAATGCAAGCACCATGTGGAGACTCGCTTCCACTGTACCGTTTGTGAG GATTACGACCTCTGCATCACGTGCTACAACACTAAGGGCCACGAGCACAAGATGGACAAGCTAGGGCTCGGTTTGGACGATGAAAGCAGCAACCAGGCTGCTGCGACCACTCAGAGCCCCGGAGACTCACGTCGCCTAAGCATCCAGCGCTGCATCCAGTCTCTGGTCCACGCGTGCCAGTGCAGGAACGCAAACTGCTCTCTGCCATCATGTCAGAAGATGAAGCGTGTCGTTCAGCACACAAAAGGTTGCAAGAGAAAAACCAACGGCGGCTGTCCCATTTGCAAGCAGCTCATTGCACTGTGTTGTTACCATGCTAAGCACTGTCAGGAGAACAAGTGTCCTGTCCCGTTCTGCCTGAACATCAAGCACAAGCTGcgccagcagcagctgcagcaccggCTGCAGCAGGCTCAGATGCTGAGGAGGAGAATGGCCAGCATGCAGAGAGTAGGTCAGCCCAATCCAGGGATGCCACCTGGAGGAAAAGGTCTGCCCTCTCCAGGAGGCAACAATGGTGCAACGGGTCCGGCTACCCCTACGTCCGCTGGTACACAACCACCAACCCCACAGACACCCACCCAGGGAAACATGCCTGCTCTTCCTCAGCAGCAGGGGGTCGGTATGGGTGGAATGGGAACTCCAGGCCAGCCACAGCAGGTTCAGCAGCAAGGCGTCGGTGCTATCCCCCCTCAACACCATCTTCATCAGTTCCATAGTGGAGGGGCGATGATGACTTCTCCTCAGCAGCAGATGGTGACTCAGCACCAGCAGCAGACTCCCAACATTCAGCAGTTCCAGCAACAACATCCTGGTGGTTTGCCTCCATACAACCCCAGACCACCTGGAGCATCTCCCCCCTACCAGTCCCTGGGAAAACCTGGAATGGGTTCAGCCACCCcaccccagcagcagcagcaaccacCCAACCAGGGACAAGGGTCCATGTCTTTACAAGGCCAGCAGCAAGGTCCCCCTTTGGCTGCAGTGGAAACGGCCCTACAAATCCAACGCCTAGCGGAGACCCAGGCACAAAGGCGTGTCCCTGGGGGAGGTATGATACCCCCACATCCTCACCTCCAGAACAACCAGCCCCAGATGGGATTGTCCCCCATGGGGGCCCAGGGCATGGCTCCCCAGTCTCAGGGAGTTGGAAGGACTGTGTTAGATCCTCAGCAGCAGGGAATGCTAGCTGGAATGCAGCAAGGTGGGCCTCAGTCCCAGCTACCACCTCAAGTTCAGCAGCAGATAAGTGGTGGACAGCTGCAGCCAACGAGCCAGCAGTGGGGTCCTGGGGGTCCAAATATGAACCCACAACAAAGGACAGGCCTAATGGGTCCCATGGCCCCACAGCAGTCAGCAGTGGCCCAGCAGCAGCAACCAGTAAATCCACAGCAGCCACAGGCAGGTAATCGCGGGTTGATGCAAGTCATTAATGTATCAGGAGGGTCAACGGGGGCACCTGGCTCAATAGCAGGGGCAGCTGGATCAGGAAACCTACCCCATGGAGCATTACAAGATCTCCTGAGAAAGCTTCGCTCTCCAAGCTCAGCCTTACAACAGCAGCAAGTTCTGCACATCCTCCGCTCCAACCCAACCCTCatggccgccttcattcggcagAGAGCAGCCAGGTATCAAGGTGGTCAGGGAGGTCCTGGAGGACCAGGAGGACCCCCACCAGGAGGTGTAAGGTTCCCAGGAGCTGCTGGTGGATTACCTGGTATGGGGGGGCCTGGTGCCAACCAGCTTGCTAATTTGGACAGCCAACAGCAGGTCAGTGTAAACCAGCCAGGTCAGCCGGGAATGAGTCTAGCTCAGGGGGGGGTTGGAGGGGCAAACATGCCCACCATGGCTCAACTTCAGCAGCTACAGCAACGTCCGATGCTACCCGGTAATCTGCAGCAACTGCAAATGGcgttgcagcagcagcagcagcaacaacagcaacagcaagGAGGAATGCAACTAGGGCAACAAGGCAATGTGACGAACATGAGTCCTCAGCTCAGAGAGATATTTATGAGACGACACCTGTCTCAGCAGCACGGGCAGTTCCAGCAGCAGCAAGGCTTCATGCAGCCTGGCCAGGCACAGCCAGTGATGTCGCCCTCCTCTCAGCCCCAGCCTGTGGGTGGAGCTGTAGGTGTTCCCTCGCAGCAGCAGCAAGGAGGTCCACAGGTTGGGCCaggtcagctcagccagcagcaagTATACTCTAACTCAATGCAACAagtagctgcagcactccagcaaAGGTTCCAGCATTCAGTGGGAGGTCATCAAGGCCAGGACGTCGGAGCAGGAGGACCCCAAGTCCAGCCTGGACAAGGTGGACCAGTGTCCGGGCAGCAGCAAGGAGGAGTTGGTGGGGGACCTCCGCTGCCACAGCCATCACAAAGCATGGGTCACCAGAACATCCATCAGAGGATCCTGCAACATCAGCACCTTGGCGGGGGCTCTCCTGCCCAGCACAGCAGTCCCATGAGTCCCCAACAACAGATGGCTCAGTCCCCACACCTCCAAGGTCAGGGAGGACTCGGGCCAGCAGGATCCCTCAGCAATCAGGTCAGGTCTCCTCAGCCCTCACCAAGGCCGCAGTCGCAGCCTCCACACTCCAGCCCGTCCCCACGCATGCAGCCCTCATCCCAGCCTCAGCCCTCGCCTCATCGCATTTCCCCTCAGACTCAGACGGGATCACCacacccgggtcacctaggtcagCATCACCCCGCCATGGCCCCGCCTCAGCCTCCACAAGCTCAGCAAGCAGCTAGTTCTGTAGACACTAGTCAGTTCAGCTCCGACCCAAATTCTATCATGTCCCAGCTGAGTGGGATGCACGGAGGACAGGGTGGCCCTGGGGACATCCTGGGGGGTGAATAA